Below is a genomic region from Trichoderma asperellum chromosome 2, complete sequence.
TTCAGGCTAATTGATTCGTCGCCTCGTAAAACCCCCTGGGTGCCTGCGAGAATGGTGGGTGAGAAAATGGCAGTTTGTATCGGATCGGCGCATCAGTTGTCCATGGCAAGTATGAAAATCCTTCTGGATAGCATAGCTTGCTGAATAGTGTGTATGTTAATCAGACGCCAACTTACACAATCCAAGATCTATGCAATCACCCCGAGTATATTGAAGCTTTACGGGAAGATATTCAAAGGGGGTTTCATTCAGCTAATTTCCTGAAGGATGTGGATAAGCTGCCGCTTCTTGATAGCTTCATCAAGCAGGCAAAACGCTGCCGCCACTCTGATGAAGAACTTGCATGTGTGTCCTTAGCCGGCTGCCAAGATGACTTACCTTGTAATGGCACTTTCAGTAAAATGCCGGCGAAAGGCCCTTGCCTCATACACTTCCCAAGATGGCTCATCCATCAACAGAGGCGACTGGGTATGCATTCCCCGGCGAGCCTTGATGCAGGATGGCACTCGATACAAGGAACCCCCGTATGCGTATTTGGCGGCTTTGGATTCGTTGCGAGCCAacgcccagctccagcagcttaaGCCATGCGCTGAAATGCCTGATCAGGAGGAGTCCGGATTGACACATGTCAGCCATAATTGGCCGATACGGAGTTTCGGCAACATGTCTTGGCAAGTGCATGTAGGTCTCAATTACTGACCCGATTTGGCCACGCTCAGCTGAAAGGCTGTCTCATATGCGGTCATATACGATGCATTCACTAGTGCAAAACTAACGCGCCATCTTTCCACATAGTCCTGGTCGATTTGACGTTTCGCCAGTAATAAAGCTCATACTGATTCGCATCTTGGACGACTGGGAGTGCAGAAAGCCACATCTCGGAGCGCCGAGAACCAAGGCGTGGGGCCGCTTGGGCTAATTCCATTGTCATGTTCCGCAAAAAGCTGCTCTAACTGGGGtatcttctttcctttttttttattcaaaCATCTGagtgttttattttactaattgGTCTATGGAGATGAGTGAATGAGTGAGTTGGCCATACACCTATCTTACTGGAAATTTCAGCACGTGTCGTCGATATTCATGCAGGCATTGATCCATATCTAGCAACTGTGGGGGTTGTCTTATTGCTGCATGAAGCATCACGGTTATGGCATCATGCATgggtttcttttctcttcattttctcctCTCATCCCTCCCTTTCAGTTTCGGCATATTTTTCGGCTGATTTTCTATTTtccattttcctttttcttttctttttttcttttcttttttttttcttttttttttttttttttcttttttttctttcttttttttgggtgCGTTAATTCATACGCCTCTTTGATTTCAAAACCTGTGACTTAGAGCTCCGGCGGGCAACGCGTTTGCTTCTATACTTGTACTCTGTTGAAAAGAGCAATTTTACAATTATTTGTGGACTAtgaaagctttttaatattagtcAAGGCCATTAAATGATTTTCGATTCAATATAAACGTATATACTGAATTTTGTTTCATGGAGGCAGCCGGACCAGGAGATAGTCAGAGCTTCATCACCAAGGATGTTTTATAGCGGCTATTTTCAAGcagggatggagatgaatcTCTCCATCCATATGTGTTTTTGTAGGCACCCACTCCCTTTTACAAGTACGGCACTCTCCACAGCTGCTCCGTGCGACGTAGCAACACTGCGACTATAGGCGATCCTAGTCTGCAAATCACCAGGACTAGCATAGCGGCGAGAGCCGTCAGATGCGCAAGGGTGGGTGACTGCTTCAGGCAGCCTAATGCAACCTAATGGCAGCTAATGGCAGCCAAAAACAACAGGTTGTCCTTCGGAGGAGCTAACTTTCAGCGCCATTGTGGGGATCCCGCTGTACTTTGTCAGTTGAAGCATAAGCGGGATTCTATTCATCTCCATTCTTCGCAAGATAAGATTTAGGGTGTCTGATTCCCGGGATTCCCAGGATCTCCCGGTCTTGTCTTAGCTTGTGTCTTGGTCTAGTGAGTAGTACATGCAGTTCTATTTGCCACTTACATACGTATACGTTGGTTTCCGGATACAACCAGCTTTGGTATCTGCATCAGGGCATCAGCTTGTAAAACATTGCAGCCTTCGCACGGAAGAACTGTATGGTACGTAGAACATCACGGAGCACATCCATTTGATTCCAATATGAGTCGGTGATAACGGGGAACGTAACATGAACACTATCATTTCTTGCGCGGGTGGACGTGTGTTGAGCTTCCGCAATGGCTCATAGCTGTGCACACAAATTGCCCTTTCTAACACTTACAAACTCACCAGTGAGAGGCTGATGATCGTAGGGCGCCTGTCTACTCAATCGCTCATCAGCTGGCGAAGCCTAGAAAAGTTAGTAAACTCCAGCCCTCGCAAGGAGTTGccctttatttaactttagcCACTCCGGCTTCTTGTACATCTAGCAAATCAACGCCCCGCAGTATACTTCCAATGTTGACAGCGaccaacgacgacgacgcgtCGGAGAGCACCAAAAGAAACCGAGGCAGTTCGCCTTACACGAATTTGAGAAATGGCAAAACACTTGACCAAGCATATTCTGCGCGCTGCCAGGCGCAAACACGCAGTAAGGATCCACATCTACAGCCCTGTATGTAGATGTCATAATGAACTCTCTCAGCTCGGCTAttacttttgtttttttcttaaatctCCTCAAACTATTCTTCAACAAAGGATTCCAGGTACGTAGGCGCTCAATGGGCCTTAGCCGTAGCTGAAGATACCCGATGAGTGAAACGCCTTCTACACACTATCGTTAACCAACAGCATATATTAGGTATTTTTTAGAGTTTATTCTTTCTCCCATTTCATAGAGACCGACGGCCGTATGCTCTGTAGTTTCGTTTTAAAACAAGATCCCAATGCTACTTTTCCAAACTTCAGCTTCATGCTGCTAATTAACTATCCCATGTACTTCTATGGCTTCCATGTAAACACTCTTTCAACCCGTTGTTGAAGCTTTGAGGTGCATAGTCAGATGTGCATCGTGCTGTATGCAGTCAGCTCTCCCGAACCGCTGCAGAAAATTGAATCACCTTCAGCTGGAATGGAAAGAGGCGACAAATAAGGAAAGACGTCAGAGAGACAAAAATGACCTCCCAACAATTACCTCCAGGCGCGGATCCTTGCCAAATCCCCGCAGCTATGCCTCCTCCCGGCATTGTTCCCAATTTTACCAACCATGCAGCTCTTGAGCCGGCTGTCATCGCAGTATCAGCAGTCATGTTGACATTGTCAACTGTCTTTGTTGTTGGCAGAGTCTGGATAAATATGCGCAGACTAAAAGTTGCAGACTGTGAGTATAAGTGAAAGAGAATGGCGAAAGGAGACGACGTAACCATGTATACACGGCATACGCTAAACTCCCATCTCCAGACTTTGCAATTATCGGTTACGTCTTGCATGTAGCCTATGTAGGACTCGTACTATCTAGTATGTTCTGTCCACTTCTTGCTATGGAAAGCACATACCGTCCCTTTTTAGAGCAAATACTTACTTTGCCTTCTGCTAGATCTCAAATTTGCTGGGCATCAATGGGATACTCCTGCATGTTGGTTCGACGCAACCTATATGAATATTCTCTTTGCCGAGGGCATTATCGTTGGTCCAGCAACATTCTTCGCTAAGAGCGCCATATTGCTGCTCTATCTCCAGATCTTCGCAGCGCATAAGGGTATGCGCATTGCTGTATACGTGGGCATCATATTCACTGGTCTGATCTACTGGCCAACTATACCTCTTGACATTGCATTCAATGCTTTGAACTCGGGTCATTCATGGGCTGATAACTTGGCTAAGCTCCTCCCCTGGGGAGTAATCCAGGGATCACTGGCGGTCGTCATCGACTTGTACATATTTATTCTACCACAGCCAGTTCTGTGGAGGCTAAACATGTCTCTCAGGAAGCGAATTGCCGTAATGGCcgttttttttactgctttgGTGTAGGTAGCTCCACCGCGATCATCGGCCAAGTAGCAACGGTagtatgtatgcatgtgctAATGCAAAAGAAACAGGGGTGTCATCACCAGCGTTGTTGGGCTTGTCTACCGAGCTGCTCTATTGAGCACGATAGACATGGTCTACACACAATACAGGTGTCTTATCTGCGTGTGAGTATATGTCATGTGAAATATCATTCATCTCACTTTATCTAATAAGAGTCTGTCTCCAGTGTTGTTGAGAACAGCATTGCCCTGATCATAGGCTGTGTCCCAGCTTGGAAAGCCATCTGGAAGAAGCATATTACCACTTCCAACTGTTATAAAACGCTTAGCTCCAGACTACACAGCAACGGCACTGGCCATCGTGAAGGACAGGCAGCCAAACGCAATGTTTCGGAGAAGAGCCTGCAACGATCTGTACCTCGTAGAGAAAACACAGCTTACGAATTCGGCAACTACTATCCTCCCCCGATAGTCCATATTCAAGGAGGTATCAAAAATGGGCACGGAAATCCTGATCCCGTGGATGTGAGTGCCGGGGGAATCGTTCGTAATTTTTACATCTCGCAGGAAGTTCATCTCGCCGAGCAGGTGTAGAGTCCATTACAACCTAATCTATGGATATGTTACTACTGTATATTAAGGGTGGATATTGTAATTATAGCTAGCTAGTTTGACCATTATAGAATGTTTTCTATCGTGCAAAGGCTCTCACCCCTCTTCGCCACTCCATTCATCGTGGGCATTCTACAATATCTTGTGAAGCCCCGGTTATTAATAGTTCCCATGATCAGAGTAGACCGGGGCTTTGCAAAAAGTACCGCAATCTACTGCAACTTGATGTCCTTCGTATTCGCTTTGAAGTTGACCTGAGAGAAGCTAAAAACTGGTGTGCAATTGAGGAGTCACCATTGTAATAATTAATGagtatatatgtgtatatgtaAACGCTTGCCATGGACCAACTAGTGCAAAAAAAACCGCCCTTGTAAAAGTATTGAAGGATAAAGTATAAAGGCGAGGAAAGAACTCCAATAACGCAGCAATGACCAATCTGACAAACCTTATGCAATAGCTTTATACGGTAATTGAACCATTACAACTATCCAGGTATACGGTATTCGTGCTAGTGTTACGATCTTATTGGCGACTCTATCTAGTAAGTAGCAATCCTCTGAAACTACGCTATTCAACTCGTCAACGATCCAAGATTATTGAAATGAGCCATGAAATGAGCCATGAAAAGATAAAGGCTCGTAGAATGAGCAGGTATACAAATACACTGGACAATACAAGCAGTATTACCAGGGGCGTGTTTCAATATTTCATGCATATTATTTATCCATCGCTTAATTGTGACTTCTACTCCTGAGctcccctcccctttttttgcaAATCCCGCTAGTTTAAGGATTTAGAATAGTAATCTCTGTTCACTAAAAAATAAGTCTGGCTATCAATTACCCTATTTCAGTCTGTAGtgtaaaaaatattactccAAGAATCGACGGTTAGCtcagcagtagtagtacttgGCAAAGTTTGGGCCTTGAAACAAAATAGAGGGCAGTCGTCGCCAGGTTTCTCACCTATCCACAGAGGCTATGTTGATACCGAGGTTTCTTTCTCCACCTTCTGAAATAAGGCCGTTGTGTTCAAGACATGTGCTCGCTTAGAC
It encodes:
- a CDS encoding uncharacterized protein (EggNog:ENOG41) produces the protein MTYLVMALSVKCRRKALASYTSQDGSSINRGDWVCIPRRALMQDGTRYKEPPYAYLAALDSLRANAQLQQLKPCAEMPDQEESGLTHVSHNWPIRSFGNMSWQVHAIK
- a CDS encoding uncharacterized protein (EggNog:ENOG41~TransMembrane:7 (o20-41i48-69o89-115i127-146o166-191i203-225o237-262i)) codes for the protein MPPPGIVPNFTNHAALEPAVIAVSAVMLTLSTVFVVGRVWINMRRLKVADYFAIIGYVLHVAYVGLVLSNLKFAGHQWDTPACWFDATYMNILFAEGIIVGPATFFAKSAILLLYLQIFAAHKGMRIAVYVGIIFTGLIYWPTIPLDIAFNALNSGHSWADNLAKLLPWGVIQGSLAVVIDLYIFILPQPVLWRLNMSLRKRIAVMAVFFTALVGVITSVVGLVYRAALLSTIDMVYTQYRCLICVVVENSIALIIGCVPAWKAIWKKHITTSNCYKTLSSRLHSNGTGHREGQAAKRNVSEKSLQRSVPRRENTAYEFGNYYPPPIVHIQGGIKNGHGNPDPVDVSAGGIVRNFYISQEVHLAEQV